The Agromyces hippuratus genome has a window encoding:
- a CDS encoding DUF5671 domain-containing protein, whose protein sequence is MSSAQGTVRRLIVYSLLFALVTIAAIGVAGLLERLLGVGTELVFGSTVDLARSLAFALIGGPLAAVLWWSVWRRLHDGAERASLGWGLYLTAMYTVALIVATSMLVGTAASLVDDAWRPGTFAAFVVWALVWVWHRWMWRHPVKHPVRLQTVPAVAGSVFGLVVGAGGAVNALGALFGAAIRGISQTTIAGSPWWQLPVDGLIWAVAGAAIWWWHWHREGAKRLDTGLASVTLVVVGVMAAGLLMLGGLGTSLWVGLRIAFDAGASSDEILRPLGAAIASALVGATVWTYHRRIAAGRSDGTRRASMLVMSGAGLVGAATGIGIIVNSVLAALVDPFASSDTRSLLLGGISALVVGGPVWWFSWRPTERAEPAEIAYPGRRIYLVAVFGLSAIVALITLLVVGFQLFAFGLASTSGASLIDQIRAPLGLLVATVLVFGYHFAVWRRDRSVIAAAGPAPEQRVGRVILVAGGETTEVEQAIRATGASVTLWRRADVAAGTETEHAAEPEPPIEVETAARPDPRAIVAALDGVAAKRVLVIAGPGDRVEVIRLAD, encoded by the coding sequence ATGAGCAGCGCGCAGGGCACCGTTCGCCGCCTGATCGTCTACTCGCTCCTCTTCGCACTCGTCACGATCGCCGCGATCGGCGTCGCCGGCCTCCTCGAGCGACTGCTCGGCGTCGGCACCGAGTTGGTGTTCGGCAGCACCGTCGACCTCGCCCGTTCACTCGCGTTCGCGCTCATCGGCGGCCCGCTCGCGGCCGTGCTGTGGTGGTCGGTCTGGCGTCGGCTGCACGACGGCGCCGAGCGCGCATCGCTCGGCTGGGGCCTCTACTTGACCGCCATGTACACCGTGGCGCTCATCGTGGCGACCTCGATGCTCGTCGGCACGGCAGCGTCGCTCGTCGACGACGCCTGGCGACCCGGCACCTTCGCCGCCTTCGTCGTCTGGGCTCTCGTCTGGGTGTGGCACCGATGGATGTGGCGGCATCCGGTGAAGCATCCGGTCCGGCTGCAGACCGTGCCCGCGGTCGCGGGATCCGTCTTCGGACTCGTCGTCGGTGCCGGTGGGGCCGTCAACGCCCTCGGAGCACTGTTCGGCGCCGCGATCCGCGGCATCTCCCAGACCACGATCGCGGGCAGCCCGTGGTGGCAGCTGCCGGTCGACGGGCTGATCTGGGCGGTGGCCGGCGCGGCGATCTGGTGGTGGCACTGGCACCGGGAGGGCGCCAAGCGACTCGACACGGGCCTCGCCTCCGTGACCCTCGTGGTCGTCGGCGTGATGGCTGCGGGCCTGCTGATGCTCGGCGGACTCGGCACGTCGCTCTGGGTCGGGCTTCGGATCGCCTTCGACGCCGGCGCGTCCTCCGATGAGATCCTGCGTCCGCTGGGGGCCGCGATCGCCTCGGCGCTCGTCGGCGCGACGGTGTGGACCTACCACCGTCGGATCGCCGCCGGCCGGTCCGACGGCACCCGCCGGGCGAGCATGCTCGTCATGTCGGGGGCCGGGCTCGTCGGGGCGGCCACGGGCATCGGCATCATCGTGAACAGCGTGCTCGCCGCGCTCGTCGACCCGTTCGCGTCATCCGACACCCGCTCCCTCCTGCTCGGCGGCATCAGTGCGCTCGTCGTCGGGGGGCCCGTCTGGTGGTTCAGCTGGCGGCCGACCGAGCGCGCCGAACCGGCGGAGATCGCCTACCCCGGCCGCCGGATCTACCTCGTGGCCGTGTTCGGACTGAGCGCGATCGTCGCGCTCATCACCCTGCTCGTGGTCGGCTTCCAGCTCTTCGCATTCGGGCTCGCCTCGACGAGCGGCGCGAGCCTGATCGACCAGATACGCGCTCCGCTCGGCCTGCTCGTCGCCACCGTGCTCGTGTTCGGGTACCACTTCGCCGTGTGGCGTCGCGACCGGTCGGTGATCGCGGCAGCGGGGCCGGCTCCCGAGCAGCGGGTCGGCCGGGTCATCCTCGTGGCCGGCGGCGAGACGACCGAGGTCGAACAGGCGATCCGCGCCACGGGTGCCTCCGTCACCCTCTGGCGGAGGGCCGATGTCGCGGCCGGCACCGAGACCGAGCACGCAGCCGAGCCCGAGCCGCCCATCGAGGTCGAGACCGCTGCGCGCCCCGATCCCCGTGCGATCGTGGCCGCGCTCGACGGCGTCGCCGCGAAGCGCGTGCTCGTCATCGCGGGGCCGGGTGACCGCGTCGAGGTGATCCGCCTGGCCGACTGA
- a CDS encoding alpha/beta fold hydrolase, with protein sequence MPTLTVPGAELHYESAGRASAPALLLIPAGIATLRMWDEQIDALAEDHVVVRYDPRGFGGTRHDESVPFANHADAIALLDHLGIAEATVIGASRGGRITLDTALAFPDRVRGVVTVGSEPGGFPDLPLTDEEQRRFDEIEAIDPAVDAALLMRLEAAVWAVGPLRSEAEVDPGFVRRAYELNAPNAAHATDDGTMLPLEPPANERLGDIRLPALVTVGEYDLSPVLAAYDHLLERLPNATGVRFAGTAHLPSVERSEEFTSVLRDWLGEHGL encoded by the coding sequence ATGCCAACGCTCACGGTTCCCGGTGCCGAACTCCACTACGAGTCGGCGGGACGCGCCTCCGCGCCCGCCCTGCTCCTGATCCCCGCCGGCATCGCGACGCTGCGCATGTGGGACGAGCAGATCGATGCCCTCGCCGAAGACCACGTCGTCGTGCGGTACGACCCCCGCGGGTTCGGCGGCACGCGCCACGACGAGTCGGTGCCGTTCGCGAACCACGCCGACGCGATCGCGCTGCTCGACCACCTCGGCATCGCCGAGGCGACCGTGATCGGCGCGAGCCGCGGCGGGCGCATCACGCTCGACACCGCACTCGCCTTCCCCGACCGTGTGCGCGGCGTCGTGACCGTCGGCTCGGAACCGGGCGGATTCCCCGACCTGCCGCTCACCGATGAGGAGCAGCGACGGTTCGACGAGATCGAGGCGATCGACCCGGCGGTCGATGCGGCGCTGCTCATGCGCCTCGAGGCGGCTGTGTGGGCCGTGGGTCCGCTCCGCTCCGAGGCCGAGGTCGATCCCGGGTTCGTGCGACGGGCGTACGAGCTGAACGCCCCGAACGCCGCGCACGCGACCGACGACGGCACCATGCTCCCGCTCGAACCGCCGGCGAACGAGCGGCTCGGCGACATCCGGCTGCCCGCGCTCGTGACCGTGGGCGAGTACGACCTCAGCCCGGTGCTCGCGGCGTACGACCACCTGCTCGAGCGCCTGCCGAATGCGACGGGTGTTCGGTTCGCAGGCACCGCGCACCTGCCGAGCGTCGAGCGCTCCGAGGAGTTCACGAGCGTGCTGCGCGACTGGCTGGGCGAGCACGGGCTCTGA
- a CDS encoding SDR family oxidoreductase, whose protein sequence is MTRTVRGARVLITGAAGGMGRMYAERAVAEHAASVTLWDRDAAALARTVDELGAVSRGRTRIQSFVVDVGDLGAIAKTAQRVRREVGNPDVLINNAGIVRGNRNFWNTDNGDDTRTTMQVNALAPMYIAREFLPGMISNAYRAARIVNIASAAGTLANPRMAVYAASKAALIGWSDSLRLELEQSDHGNVKVTTVTPSYIATGMFAGARGPVLAPVLDPGYVVDRVWRAMLEGRPLLELPRSVRFSRALRGLLPTRVFDRVVGDGFGVYRSMDRFTGRR, encoded by the coding sequence ATGACGAGAACGGTGCGCGGCGCGAGGGTCCTGATCACCGGCGCGGCCGGGGGCATGGGTCGCATGTACGCCGAACGGGCGGTGGCCGAGCACGCGGCATCCGTCACTCTGTGGGACCGCGATGCGGCCGCCCTCGCGCGCACCGTCGACGAGCTCGGCGCGGTCTCGCGGGGGCGCACGCGCATCCAGTCCTTCGTCGTCGATGTCGGCGATCTCGGTGCGATCGCGAAGACCGCCCAGCGCGTGCGGCGCGAGGTCGGCAACCCCGACGTGCTCATCAACAACGCCGGCATCGTGCGCGGCAACCGCAACTTCTGGAACACCGACAACGGCGACGACACCCGCACGACCATGCAGGTCAACGCGCTCGCGCCGATGTACATCGCCCGCGAGTTCCTGCCCGGCATGATCTCGAACGCGTATCGTGCGGCGCGCATCGTGAACATCGCGAGTGCCGCCGGCACGCTCGCGAACCCCCGCATGGCGGTCTACGCCGCGTCGAAGGCGGCGCTCATCGGCTGGAGCGACTCGCTGCGACTCGAGCTCGAGCAGTCCGACCACGGCAACGTGAAGGTGACCACGGTCACGCCGAGCTACATCGCGACCGGCATGTTCGCCGGTGCCCGCGGTCCGGTGCTCGCGCCGGTGCTCGACCCCGGATACGTCGTCGACCGCGTGTGGCGGGCGATGCTCGAGGGCCGGCCCCTGCTGGAGCTGCCGAGGAGCGTTCGCTTCTCGCGGGCGCTGCGCGGACTGCTGCCGACGCGCGTCTTCGACCGCGTCGTCGGCGACGGCTTCGGCGTGTACCGCTCGATGGACCGGTTCACGGGGCGCCGCTGA
- a CDS encoding GNAT family N-acetyltransferase: MTASLRPLDRARLPEWIDRSAGEYARDLIATGRSEEWALQHAAEGMAESFPGGAPTPGHEVFDVVDDSGIAVGYLWIGPDTSGDDRSWWIWDVLIEPEHRGRGLGREAMRLAEAHARAQGAHSIGLNVFAFNAAARGLYESLGYETTSMRMAKRLD; the protein is encoded by the coding sequence ATGACCGCCTCGCTCCGACCGCTCGACCGCGCCCGGCTTCCCGAGTGGATCGACCGCAGCGCCGGCGAGTACGCCCGCGATCTGATCGCGACGGGCAGGTCCGAGGAATGGGCCCTGCAGCACGCGGCGGAGGGGATGGCCGAATCGTTCCCGGGCGGCGCGCCGACCCCCGGCCACGAGGTCTTCGACGTCGTCGACGACTCGGGCATCGCGGTCGGCTACCTCTGGATCGGCCCCGACACGAGCGGCGACGACCGGTCGTGGTGGATCTGGGACGTGCTGATCGAGCCCGAGCACCGGGGCCGGGGTCTCGGGCGCGAGGCGATGCGCCTCGCCGAGGCGCACGCCAGGGCGCAGGGCGCCCACTCGATCGGCCTCAACGTCTTCGCGTTCAACGCCGCCGCCCGCGGTCTCTACGAGTCGCTCGGCTACGAGACGACTTCGATGCGCATGGCCAAGCGCCTCGACTGA
- a CDS encoding TetR/AcrR family transcriptional regulator — protein MTVESVPTAPRMKAADRRELILEAATAVFGAKTYVGTTTDEVARAAGVSQPYVVRLFGTKEKLFIEVIDRAYDRMIDVFRAALPGAPEGVGERMGTAYTELLVERGMLPVVANSTALGGEPQIGRVARAGFSRIWRFLRDEAGFTPEQAREFIATGMLINTIVGLRLTGDYGDEVSATEVLDACFPDAVEKVRTLLPAAGEPW, from the coding sequence AGGCGGCCGACCGCCGCGAGCTCATCCTCGAGGCCGCCACCGCGGTCTTCGGCGCGAAGACCTACGTCGGCACCACGACCGACGAGGTCGCCCGGGCCGCCGGAGTCAGCCAGCCCTACGTCGTGCGGCTCTTCGGCACGAAGGAGAAGCTCTTCATCGAGGTCATCGATCGCGCGTACGACCGCATGATCGACGTGTTCCGGGCAGCGCTGCCGGGGGCGCCGGAGGGAGTCGGCGAGCGCATGGGCACGGCGTACACCGAGCTCCTGGTCGAGCGCGGCATGCTCCCCGTCGTCGCGAACTCCACGGCGCTCGGAGGCGAACCCCAGATCGGCCGCGTCGCCCGCGCCGGGTTCAGCCGCATCTGGCGATTCCTCCGTGACGAGGCGGGGTTCACACCCGAGCAGGCCCGCGAGTTCATCGCCACCGGCATGCTGATCAACACGATCGTGGGCCTCCGGCTCACGGGTGATTACGGCGACGAGGTCTCGGCGACCGAGGTGCTCGACGCCTGCTTCCCCGACGCCGTCGAGAAGGTGCGAACCCTGCTGCCCGCCGCCGGCGAGCCCTGGTGA
- a CDS encoding GNAT family N-acetyltransferase translates to MTDDVRLRPKTEAETAAWLPVAMAAYEQARQRAGDTAEQAVVGRRASEDQYFPDGRLIDGHLLFTVEADGEDAGWLWIGPMSEPANWYIWDVAIHETHRRRGLGSRVMLLAEEVARDQGAVNLRLNVFGYNTPAIRLYESLGYETAAIHMQKVL, encoded by the coding sequence ATGACCGACGACGTTCGACTCCGACCGAAGACCGAAGCCGAGACGGCCGCCTGGCTGCCCGTCGCGATGGCGGCGTACGAGCAGGCGCGGCAGCGCGCCGGCGACACCGCCGAGCAGGCGGTCGTCGGCCGACGCGCCTCGGAGGACCAGTACTTCCCCGACGGGCGGCTCATCGACGGGCACCTGCTCTTCACCGTCGAGGCCGACGGCGAAGACGCCGGCTGGCTGTGGATCGGCCCGATGAGCGAGCCGGCCAACTGGTACATCTGGGACGTCGCGATCCACGAGACGCACCGCCGCCGAGGGCTCGGCAGCCGCGTGATGCTGCTCGCCGAGGAGGTCGCGCGCGACCAGGGCGCGGTGAACCTGCGCCTGAACGTCTTCGGCTACAACACGCCGGCGATCCGACTCTACGAATCGCTCGGCTACGAGACGGCCGCGATCCACATGCAGAAGGTGCTCTGA